TTGTTTAGCTATATCGGTAGTCGCAGTTATGGCTTGTACCTTTACCAATTTCCGGTCATGATTTTCTGGGAGAATCGTTTCCGCAACATTGCCGATCATCCGGTTTTGTATCCGGTGATTGAAGTCGTCTTAATCGTGGCGATCTCCGAGGCTTCGTATCGATGGATTGAGCAACCAGCGGCGCATTTTGACTATCATAAAACCTGGGCGTTTATCAAGGGGTTGGCCGATCCGAAGAAACGTATGGGCAAGGCGCGTTGGATCAGCTATGCAGCGTTGGTCATTCTGGCGATTGGCAGTGTTGGTTTAGCCAAGGCACCATCAGCTAAGGCGGTTGGCGACGACTCGCCGCTGGCCAAACAACTTAAGAAACGCGCGGAATCGCCTAAGGAAAAGGCCAAGCGTCTGGAAGCCATGCGTTCTAGCTTAGCCGAAGAGCGTAAAGAAGCCAAAAATAAAACTGAACAAAAATCGCGATCCCGTGCACAGGAGTCGAAGTATGCTTCGCAAGCCAAGGCCCATCCGGTTAACCAAGAGTATGAACAATATGGCTTAACCCAAATCGAATTGCAACGGGCCCAGGATCTGGGATTAACCGCGATTGGCGACTCAGTCATGCTTGACGGGCAAGAGGGCCTACAGAAGATTTTCCCTAAAGCAGTGATTGATGCGGCTGTATCTCGGCAAATGATCAATAGTATTGATCTGGTTCGCAGTTATGCGGAAAAAGGCGTGTTAGCGAACGTTGTGTTAATCGGTTTAGGCACCAACGGCCCATTTTCCGACGAACAGCTTGCTCAGATGATGCAGGCGATTGGTCCGGATCGGCAAGTCTTCTGGATTAATGTGCGGGTGCCAACGCGGGCATGGCAAAATGATGTCAATGGCAGGTTGGACGCTGCGCAAAAGCAATATAAGAATCTGACGGTGATTGACTGGTTCCGTAAATCTGATGGACATCCTGATTGGTTCTACAAGGATATGGTGCACATGAATCCAACAGGTAACCCGCAGTATGCGGCGTTTATTGCCAAGACCATTTTGGATAAAACCAAACAGTCAGCTGATTAACATTTTATTGAAGCTGGCGTCAACTAAACTGAGTTCCGGTAAGGGGTTGGAAAGCCAATCGTTCTTATCGGAACTTTCTTTTGCCTGTGCGCCGCTTTGCCAAAGCTAAGCAGCGTTATCCGCGATCAAACAAGGATAATTCTGCAGGACTTGTGGTAGACTACAAAGTGAAGTTTGACAGAATAGGAAGTATGGTATGGAAATTCAATTTTTGGGTACAGGCGCCGGTTCGCCTTCCAAAGTTCGCAATGTCAGCAGTCTGGCTTTAAAGCTGCTTGACGAACGCAATGAGGTTTGGCTATTTGATGTTGGCGAAGGTACCCAGCATCAGATTCTGCAGACCACGATTAAACCGCGAAAGATTGCCAAGGTGTTCATCACCCATTTGCATGGCGACCACATTTTCGGGTTACCGGGGTTTTTGGCGAGTCGCGCCAACCAAGGCGGCACTGATCCGCTCACGATTTACGGGCCGCCTGGCATTGAGGATTTTGTTAGAACCAGTCTGAAGGTTTCCCAGAGTCATTTGAGTTATGCCTTAAAGTTTGTGTTGCTGCGGCATCCGGGAACGGTTTTTGAAGATCAGACCTTTAAAGTCATTTTTGACCGACTTGACCATCGCATCACCAGTTTTGGGTTTCGGGTTGAGGAAAAGCCACATCCGTGTGAGTTGCTGATTGATAAGGTCCGGGCCGCTAAAATTCCGTCTGGACCGGTTTATGCCGAGTTAAAGGCAGGTAAACAGGTGACGTTGCCCGATGGCCGGACGTTTGACGGTCATGATTTTATCGGGCCAGCACAACCGGGCCGGATTGTGACGATTTTTGGCGACACCAGAAAATGCAGTCGCGCGTTGCCACTAGCAGCTGGTGCAGATGTTCTGGTTCACGAGAGTACTTTTGGCCCGGACGAAAGCCAGTTAGCCAAACAGTACTATCATTCAACCAATATTCAGGCTGCCGAGTTAGCCAAGCGCGCCGGTGTCGGCAAGTTGTTGCTGAATCACATTTCTGCGCGGTATCTTGGCCCCGGCGTTGCGATGTTAGAAAAAAGTGCCCAGCGTATTTTCCCCAATACCCACGTGGTGAAGGATTTTGAAGAAGTTAATATTCCGTTTGCCAGTCCCCAGTTGACGTCGGCGGGATCCGTTTAATAACCGGTTCTGTCAGCAAGCGACAATGGTGATTGGCTGAAAAGCAGTGCCGGCTTGAAGTGACAGTGGCTCAAGCGTGATTGGAACAGCAAAGCGTACAAGGAGGGAGCAGCATCGTGAAACAACACCTAACAGTAGTTATTTCTGGCGGATCAGCCGGATTGGGTAAAGCAATTGGGTTGGAAGCCGCCAAAAAAGGGGCAACGGTGGTTTTCCTGGCACGTAGACGTGACAAGTTACGTCAGGCTCAAGCAGAGGCAAGTTCACTTTCTGGTCGGCCAGCGTTTGCTTTTCCGGTTGATGTGGCTGATCCTGTCGCTATTGAAGCCGTCGTTGAGCGCATTCATGCCACCGTCGGATCTGTCGATGTGTTAGTCAACGCAGCCGGTTTTGGTCATTTTGAGAATGCGTTTGACACGGATATGCATTTGGTTGAACGCATGTTTCGCGTGAATGTTTTGGGAACCATGTACTTAACCAAGCTGCTGGGACGCGACATGGCGATTCGTGGCCAAGGACACATCATCAATGTCTCATCGATGGCCGGTAAAATTGCCACACCCAAGTCAGCTATTTATTCGGCGACAAAGTTTGCAGTGGTGGGTTATAGTAACGGACTACGACTGGAATTGAAGCCATTTGGGGTCACTGTGACAACCGTTAACCCGGGACCGATTGCAACCGACTTCTTCAAATCGGCTAGGGCATTGGACTACTTGGCCAGCGTTTCTTGGCTGGTATTGGATCCTGATAAACTGGCGCGGCGAATTGTTGCAACATTTAACCATCCGGTACGGGAAATCAATACACCTTGGTTGATGAATCTGGGTGCTGACTTGTATACTTTATTTCCACATATCGGCGATTGGTTAGCAGGCGGTTTGCTGAACAAAAAATAAAGGGGTGGCTTGAATGAAGGGTCAACAGCGATTTATTATCGGATTGGTACTTGCATTAATTTTAATTATTTTT
Above is a window of Lacticaseibacillus casei DSM 20011 = JCM 1134 = ATCC 393 DNA encoding:
- a CDS encoding acyltransferase family protein: MVGPQLKQTRRRKRRYIHGFDGLRTIGVIGVILYHLRPELFRGGYLGVPIFMVVSGYLITDGLLIEFNRNGRIDFKSFFIRRFKRLYPALITVLFGTAAYITLFSQNLLHNLHMMVLTNLLYVYNWWQILNGQSYFARYANGESPFTHLWTLSIEGQYYLVWPFLVLGLLLLVKNRHQIANIVLILAAASGAWMAILYMMTVAHTSPAAFDPSRLYYGTDTRAFSILLGAALAFIWPSGRLSEHLPRKWVVSLDLMGTVSFVGLLAMVFTVDGQSSFLYEGGMVLFSILTTILVAVVAHPAAHFDRLLSNPLFSYIGSRSYGLYLYQFPVMIFWENRFRNIADHPVLYPVIEVVLIVAISEASYRWIEQPAAHFDYHKTWAFIKGLADPKKRMGKARWISYAALVILAIGSVGLAKAPSAKAVGDDSPLAKQLKKRAESPKEKAKRLEAMRSSLAEERKEAKNKTEQKSRSRAQESKYASQAKAHPVNQEYEQYGLTQIELQRAQDLGLTAIGDSVMLDGQEGLQKIFPKAVIDAAVSRQMINSIDLVRSYAEKGVLANVVLIGLGTNGPFSDEQLAQMMQAIGPDRQVFWINVRVPTRAWQNDVNGRLDAAQKQYKNLTVIDWFRKSDGHPDWFYKDMVHMNPTGNPQYAAFIAKTILDKTKQSAD
- a CDS encoding SDR family NAD(P)-dependent oxidoreductase yields the protein MVKQHLTVVISGGSAGLGKAIGLEAAKKGATVVFLARRRDKLRQAQAEASSLSGRPAFAFPVDVADPVAIEAVVERIHATVGSVDVLVNAAGFGHFENAFDTDMHLVERMFRVNVLGTMYLTKLLGRDMAIRGQGHIINVSSMAGKIATPKSAIYSATKFAVVGYSNGLRLELKPFGVTVTTVNPGPIATDFFKSARALDYLASVSWLVLDPDKLARRIVATFNHPVREINTPWLMNLGADLYTLFPHIGDWLAGGLLNKK
- the rnz gene encoding ribonuclease Z: MEIQFLGTGAGSPSKVRNVSSLALKLLDERNEVWLFDVGEGTQHQILQTTIKPRKIAKVFITHLHGDHIFGLPGFLASRANQGGTDPLTIYGPPGIEDFVRTSLKVSQSHLSYALKFVLLRHPGTVFEDQTFKVIFDRLDHRITSFGFRVEEKPHPCELLIDKVRAAKIPSGPVYAELKAGKQVTLPDGRTFDGHDFIGPAQPGRIVTIFGDTRKCSRALPLAAGADVLVHESTFGPDESQLAKQYYHSTNIQAAELAKRAGVGKLLLNHISARYLGPGVAMLEKSAQRIFPNTHVVKDFEEVNIPFASPQLTSAGSV